In the Oryzias latipes chromosome 9, ASM223467v1 genome, one interval contains:
- the LOC101173792 gene encoding AP2-associated protein kinase 1 isoform X1, translating into MKKFFDSRRELASSGPGSGAGGGSACCSGGGGSFIGRMFSIGRYQVTVEEIIAEGGFAIVFLVRTHQGHRCALKRMYVNNEHDLQICKLEIQIMRDLVGNKNIVGFLDSSITAVGSGDVWEVLILMDFCRGGQVVNLMNQRLQTGFSEAEVLQIFCDTCEAVARLHHCKTPIIHRDLKVENILLHDRGHYVLCDFGSATNRFQNPQEEGVAAVEEEIKKYTTLSYRAPEMVNLYGGEAITTKADIWALGCLLYKLCFFTLPFGESQVAICDGSFTIPDNSRYSQEMHCLIRYMLEPHPDIRPDIYQVSYFAFKLARRECPVPNLHNSPIPAKLPEPIRASEAVAKKSQTKARLTDPVPTTETSIAPRQRPKAGQAQPQPISGILPIQPALTPRKRPSVATGTTPAIGVGIGVPAAAQAIQQVPTVQTAPQALQTANLQLQGTPQHQQLFMKQQQAPAFLSPQINQQHQLQDLQQQQTPPQPSALPQSNANAIPPVVPMQQQQQQHLIVHEKAASHLTAIPESAVIGPAADPEGFCRGIHKAGSLTPPSSPKIAPKSGHRRILSDVTHSAVFGVPVSKSTQLLQAAAAEASLNKSKSASTTPSGSPCSSQQSVYHPGGVDAPSGFAAPNTSGWNPFADDNFSKLTAEELLNKDFAKLAETAAVEEKVARSSEGVIPELSAFPVKTEVCVDSLIPGLNALPAQTHSGQPELICPSMADCYSREDSLLGHDLLSHTPVGSPSVSALLSSSSYSSAPLRSGSCLEELLPGQSVPDSAFLMSGGEKGNDDEFDPIPVLISKSSNQDLQEVKNGYCVLEEGHESEAVEGNSLYNEGCEHSSGDDEDEEAQKDELQEEEEALDINVTGHDLSGSRPLLMDSEEEEEHGPPLALNSSLHSSAAPTQPPDSLHQTASDTFSPNHSTLVSQPEKGMDVTADVFCNAPFRIAQHDSADVFANAPFPRGPTVAQPDDDVFSQAPFGKKKDPKTGYHLAAGVLAVPPDQGVLGQVAQQPFRPQALAKYSRHFEGPLPEPAAAQGAGSLQAGPLQSWTSEMSSVDPFISAPFHLKAQQEKP; encoded by the exons GGGCCTGGTTCGGGAGCCGGTGGTGGAAGCGCTTGTTGTtccggcggcggcggcagcttCATAGGAAGAATGTTCAGCATTGGACGATACCAAGtaacagtggaggaaataatCGCCGAAG GCGGTTTTGCCATAGTGTTTCTGGTGCGAACCCATCAGGGTCATCGCTGTGCactaaaaagaatgtatgtaaaCAATGAGCATGACCTGCAGATCTGCAAACTAGAGATACAGATTATG AGAGACCTAGTGGGCAACAAAAACATAGTTGGTTTTCTGGACTCCAGCATAACTGCAGTGGGATCTGGTGATGTGTGGGAAGTCCTAATCTTAATGGACTTCTGTCGAG GTGGACAGGTGGTAAACCTCATGAACCAGCGGTTACAGACGGGCTTTAGTGAAGCTGAGGTGCTGCAGATCTTTTGTGACACGTGTGAGGCAGTGGCTCGTCTCCATCACTGCAAAACTCCCATCATTCATCGAGATCTCAAG GTTGAAAACATCCTCCTCCATGACAGAGGCCACTACGTTCTCTGTGACTTCGGAAGTGCCACCAACCGCTTTCAGAATCCACAGGAAGAAGGGGTGGCAGCTGTGGAGGAGGAAATCAAAAA GTACACCACTTTGTCATACCGTGCTCCAGAGATGGTCAACCTCTATGGTGGAGAAGCCATAACAACAAAAGCAGATATTTGG GCCTTGGGTTGTCTACTCTATAAGCTGTGCTTTTTTACGCTTCCTTTTGGCGAGAGCCAAGTGGCAATTTGTGACGGCAGTTTTACAATCCCGGACAATTCCCGCTACTCCCAGGAGATGCATTGCCTCATCA GATACATGCTGGAACCTCACCCAGATATACGACCAGACATCTACCAAGTGTCTTACTTTGCCTTTAAACTTGCTCGACGAGAGTGTCCAGTTCCAAACCTGCAT AATTCTCCCATTCCTGCCAAACTTCCTGAGCCCATCAGAGCCAGTGAGGCAGTGGCCAAAAAGAGTCAGACCAAAGCGAG GCTTACAGATCCAGTCCCGACGACCGAGACATCAATTGCCCCCCGACAAAGGCCTAAAGCTGGCCAGGCGCAGCCCCAGCCTATCTCAGGCATTCTTCCCATCCAGCCTGCTCTCACGCCACGCAAGAGGCCCAGTGTGGCTACAGGAACCACTCCAGCAATAG GTGTCGGTATCGGTGTCCCAGCTGCAGCTCAGGCTATTCAACAAGTTCCAACTGTGCAGACCGCTCCGCAGGCATTGCAGACGGCAAACTTGCAACTGCAAGGGACTCCTCAGCATCAGCAACTATTCATGAAGCAGCAGCAAGCCCCTGCTTTCTTGAGCCCTCAAATCAACCAGCAG CATCAACTACAGGACCTCCAGCAACAACAAACACCTCCTCAACCGTCTGCTTTGCCACAGTCCAATGCAAACGCCATTCCTCCAGTTGTCcccatgcagcagcagcagcagcagcaccttATAGTTCATGAAAAAGCCGCATCCCATCTCACAGCCATCCCTGAGTCTGCAGTCATAGGTCCTGCAGCAGACCCTGAG gGTTTTTGCCGAGGGATTCACAAAGCTGGTTCCTTGACGCCCCCCTCATCGCCAAAGATCGCCCCTAAGAGCGGCCACAGACGGATCCTAAGCGATGTCACCCACAGTGCAGTATTTGGGGTTCCAGTCAGCAAGTCCACCCAGCTACTTCAAGCAGCCGCAGCTGAGGCCAGCCTAAACAAGTCAAA ATCTGCTAGCACCACTCCTTCGGGTTCCCCATGCTCGTCCCAACAGAGCGTCTATCATCCAGGTGGCGTTGATGCCCCATCAGGATTTGCTGCACCCAACACCTCCGGCTGGAACCCATTTGCAGACGACAACTTCTCCAAGCTAACAGCAGAGGAGCTGCTCAACAAAGATTTTGCTAAATTAGCCGAGA ctGCCGCAGTGGAGGAGAAAGTTGCGCGTTCCAGTGAAGGTGTTATTCCAGAGCTTAGTGCGTTTCCAG TAAAGACAGAGGTGTGCGTGGATTCACTGATTCCTGGTTTGAATGCTCTCCCGGCCCAGACACACTCAGGCCAACCAGAGCTCATTTGTCCCAGCATGGCAG ACTGTTACTCCAGGGAGGACTCTCTGCTGGGTCACGATCTATTATCTCACACTCCTGTTGGAAGCCCGTCTGTCTCTGCCctgctttcttcctcttcctactcctctgctcctctccgCTCTGGGTCTTGTCTGGAGGAGTTGCTTCCTGGCCAGTCTGTTCCTG ACTCTGCTTTCCTCATGTCGGGTGGGGAGAAGGGCAACGATGACGAGTTTGATCCCATTCCTGTGCTAATCTCCAAAAGCTCAAATCAAG aTCTGCAAGAGGTGAAGAATGGCTATTGTGTACTTGAAGAGGGACACGAATCTGAAGCCGTTGAAGGAAACTCTCTGTATAATGAAGGCTGTGAGCACTCCAGtggtgatgatgaagatgaagaggccCAGAAGGACgagctgcaggaggaagaagaagcacTTGATATTAATGTGACAGGCCATGACCTTAGCGGCTCGAGGCCATTGCTGATGGactcagaagaagaggaggagcacgGACCTCCATTAGCGCTCAACTCCTCACTGCACTCCAGTGCCGCTCCGACACAACCCCCCGACTCCCTCCATCAAACTGCGTCCGACACCTTTTCCCCGAATCATTCCACACTAGTGTCTCAGCCAGAAAAAGGGATGGACGTCACGGCGGACGTCTTCTGTAACGCCCCGTTTCGGATTGCACAGCACGATTCAGCTGATGTCTTTGCAAATGCTCCGTTTCCACGCGGCCCCACTGTAGCTCAGCCAGATGACGACGTGTTCTCACAGGCTCCCTTTGGGAAAAAGAAAGATCCAAAGACCGGATATCACCTAGCAGCGGGAGTCCTGGCTGTCCCGCCTGATCAAGGGGTGCTGGGACAAGTTGCCCAACAACCGTTCCGCCCTCAAGCTCTGGCCAAATATTCTCGACACTTCGAAGGACCTCTGCCTGAACCAGCAGCAGCTCAGGGAGCTGGGAGTCTTCAGGCTGGGCCTCTGCAGTCGTGGACTTCAGAGATGAGCTCTGTTGACCCCTTCATCTCTGCGCCCTTTCACCTCAAGGCCCAGCAAGAAAAGCCCTAG
- the LOC101173792 gene encoding AP2-associated protein kinase 1 isoform X3: MKKFFDSRRELASSGPGSGAGGGSACCSGGGGSFIGRMFSIGRYQVTVEEIIAEGGFAIVFLVRTHQGHRCALKRMYVNNEHDLQICKLEIQIMRDLVGNKNIVGFLDSSITAVGSGDVWEVLILMDFCRGGQVVNLMNQRLQTGFSEAEVLQIFCDTCEAVARLHHCKTPIIHRDLKVENILLHDRGHYVLCDFGSATNRFQNPQEEGVAAVEEEIKKYTTLSYRAPEMVNLYGGEAITTKADIWALGCLLYKLCFFTLPFGESQVAICDGSFTIPDNSRYSQEMHCLIRYMLEPHPDIRPDIYQVSYFAFKLARRECPVPNLHNSPIPAKLPEPIRASEAVAKKSQTKARLTDPVPTTETSIAPRQRPKAGQAQPQPISGILPIQPALTPRKRPSVATGTTPAIGVGIGVPAAAQAIQQVPTVQTAPQALQTANLQLQGTPQHQQLFMKQQQAPAFLSPQINQQGFCRGIHKAGSLTPPSSPKIAPKSGHRRILSDVTHSAVFGVPVSKSTQLLQAAAAEASLNKSKSASTTPSGSPCSSQQSVYHPGGVDAPSGFAAPNTSGWNPFADDNFSKLTAEELLNKDFAKLAETAAVEEKVARSSEGVIPELSAFPVKTEVCVDSLIPGLNALPAQTHSGQPELICPSMADCYSREDSLLGHDLLSHTPVGSPSVSALLSSSSYSSAPLRSGSCLEELLPGQSVPDSAFLMSGGEKGNDDEFDPIPVLISKSSNQDLQEVKNGYCVLEEGHESEAVEGNSLYNEGCEHSSGDDEDEEAQKDELQEEEEALDINVTGHDLSGSRPLLMDSEEEEEHGPPLALNSSLHSSAAPTQPPDSLHQTASDTFSPNHSTLVSQPEKGMDVTADVFCNAPFRIAQHDSADVFANAPFPRGPTVAQPDDDVFSQAPFGKKKDPKTGYHLAAGVLAVPPDQGVLGQVAQQPFRPQALAKYSRHFEGPLPEPAAAQGAGSLQAGPLQSWTSEMSSVDPFISAPFHLKAQQEKP, encoded by the exons GGGCCTGGTTCGGGAGCCGGTGGTGGAAGCGCTTGTTGTtccggcggcggcggcagcttCATAGGAAGAATGTTCAGCATTGGACGATACCAAGtaacagtggaggaaataatCGCCGAAG GCGGTTTTGCCATAGTGTTTCTGGTGCGAACCCATCAGGGTCATCGCTGTGCactaaaaagaatgtatgtaaaCAATGAGCATGACCTGCAGATCTGCAAACTAGAGATACAGATTATG AGAGACCTAGTGGGCAACAAAAACATAGTTGGTTTTCTGGACTCCAGCATAACTGCAGTGGGATCTGGTGATGTGTGGGAAGTCCTAATCTTAATGGACTTCTGTCGAG GTGGACAGGTGGTAAACCTCATGAACCAGCGGTTACAGACGGGCTTTAGTGAAGCTGAGGTGCTGCAGATCTTTTGTGACACGTGTGAGGCAGTGGCTCGTCTCCATCACTGCAAAACTCCCATCATTCATCGAGATCTCAAG GTTGAAAACATCCTCCTCCATGACAGAGGCCACTACGTTCTCTGTGACTTCGGAAGTGCCACCAACCGCTTTCAGAATCCACAGGAAGAAGGGGTGGCAGCTGTGGAGGAGGAAATCAAAAA GTACACCACTTTGTCATACCGTGCTCCAGAGATGGTCAACCTCTATGGTGGAGAAGCCATAACAACAAAAGCAGATATTTGG GCCTTGGGTTGTCTACTCTATAAGCTGTGCTTTTTTACGCTTCCTTTTGGCGAGAGCCAAGTGGCAATTTGTGACGGCAGTTTTACAATCCCGGACAATTCCCGCTACTCCCAGGAGATGCATTGCCTCATCA GATACATGCTGGAACCTCACCCAGATATACGACCAGACATCTACCAAGTGTCTTACTTTGCCTTTAAACTTGCTCGACGAGAGTGTCCAGTTCCAAACCTGCAT AATTCTCCCATTCCTGCCAAACTTCCTGAGCCCATCAGAGCCAGTGAGGCAGTGGCCAAAAAGAGTCAGACCAAAGCGAG GCTTACAGATCCAGTCCCGACGACCGAGACATCAATTGCCCCCCGACAAAGGCCTAAAGCTGGCCAGGCGCAGCCCCAGCCTATCTCAGGCATTCTTCCCATCCAGCCTGCTCTCACGCCACGCAAGAGGCCCAGTGTGGCTACAGGAACCACTCCAGCAATAG GTGTCGGTATCGGTGTCCCAGCTGCAGCTCAGGCTATTCAACAAGTTCCAACTGTGCAGACCGCTCCGCAGGCATTGCAGACGGCAAACTTGCAACTGCAAGGGACTCCTCAGCATCAGCAACTATTCATGAAGCAGCAGCAAGCCCCTGCTTTCTTGAGCCCTCAAATCAACCAGCAG gGTTTTTGCCGAGGGATTCACAAAGCTGGTTCCTTGACGCCCCCCTCATCGCCAAAGATCGCCCCTAAGAGCGGCCACAGACGGATCCTAAGCGATGTCACCCACAGTGCAGTATTTGGGGTTCCAGTCAGCAAGTCCACCCAGCTACTTCAAGCAGCCGCAGCTGAGGCCAGCCTAAACAAGTCAAA ATCTGCTAGCACCACTCCTTCGGGTTCCCCATGCTCGTCCCAACAGAGCGTCTATCATCCAGGTGGCGTTGATGCCCCATCAGGATTTGCTGCACCCAACACCTCCGGCTGGAACCCATTTGCAGACGACAACTTCTCCAAGCTAACAGCAGAGGAGCTGCTCAACAAAGATTTTGCTAAATTAGCCGAGA ctGCCGCAGTGGAGGAGAAAGTTGCGCGTTCCAGTGAAGGTGTTATTCCAGAGCTTAGTGCGTTTCCAG TAAAGACAGAGGTGTGCGTGGATTCACTGATTCCTGGTTTGAATGCTCTCCCGGCCCAGACACACTCAGGCCAACCAGAGCTCATTTGTCCCAGCATGGCAG ACTGTTACTCCAGGGAGGACTCTCTGCTGGGTCACGATCTATTATCTCACACTCCTGTTGGAAGCCCGTCTGTCTCTGCCctgctttcttcctcttcctactcctctgctcctctccgCTCTGGGTCTTGTCTGGAGGAGTTGCTTCCTGGCCAGTCTGTTCCTG ACTCTGCTTTCCTCATGTCGGGTGGGGAGAAGGGCAACGATGACGAGTTTGATCCCATTCCTGTGCTAATCTCCAAAAGCTCAAATCAAG aTCTGCAAGAGGTGAAGAATGGCTATTGTGTACTTGAAGAGGGACACGAATCTGAAGCCGTTGAAGGAAACTCTCTGTATAATGAAGGCTGTGAGCACTCCAGtggtgatgatgaagatgaagaggccCAGAAGGACgagctgcaggaggaagaagaagcacTTGATATTAATGTGACAGGCCATGACCTTAGCGGCTCGAGGCCATTGCTGATGGactcagaagaagaggaggagcacgGACCTCCATTAGCGCTCAACTCCTCACTGCACTCCAGTGCCGCTCCGACACAACCCCCCGACTCCCTCCATCAAACTGCGTCCGACACCTTTTCCCCGAATCATTCCACACTAGTGTCTCAGCCAGAAAAAGGGATGGACGTCACGGCGGACGTCTTCTGTAACGCCCCGTTTCGGATTGCACAGCACGATTCAGCTGATGTCTTTGCAAATGCTCCGTTTCCACGCGGCCCCACTGTAGCTCAGCCAGATGACGACGTGTTCTCACAGGCTCCCTTTGGGAAAAAGAAAGATCCAAAGACCGGATATCACCTAGCAGCGGGAGTCCTGGCTGTCCCGCCTGATCAAGGGGTGCTGGGACAAGTTGCCCAACAACCGTTCCGCCCTCAAGCTCTGGCCAAATATTCTCGACACTTCGAAGGACCTCTGCCTGAACCAGCAGCAGCTCAGGGAGCTGGGAGTCTTCAGGCTGGGCCTCTGCAGTCGTGGACTTCAGAGATGAGCTCTGTTGACCCCTTCATCTCTGCGCCCTTTCACCTCAAGGCCCAGCAAGAAAAGCCCTAG
- the LOC101173792 gene encoding AP2-associated protein kinase 1 isoform X2, giving the protein MKKFFDSRRELASSGPGSGAGGGSACCSGGGGSFIGRMFSIGRYQVTVEEIIAEGGFAIVFLVRTHQGHRCALKRMYVNNEHDLQICKLEIQIMRDLVGNKNIVGFLDSSITAVGSGDVWEVLILMDFCRGGQVVNLMNQRLQTGFSEAEVLQIFCDTCEAVARLHHCKTPIIHRDLKVENILLHDRGHYVLCDFGSATNRFQNPQEEGVAAVEEEIKKYTTLSYRAPEMVNLYGGEAITTKADIWALGCLLYKLCFFTLPFGESQVAICDGSFTIPDNSRYSQEMHCLIRYMLEPHPDIRPDIYQVSYFAFKLARRECPVPNLHNSPIPAKLPEPIRASEAVAKKSQTKARLTDPVPTTETSIAPRQRPKAGQAQPQPISGILPIQPALTPRKRPSVATGTTPAIGVGIGVPAAAQAIQQVPTVQTAPQALQTANLQLQGTPQHQQLFMKQQQAPAFLSPQINQQHQLQDLQQQQTPPQPSALPQSNANAIPPVVPMQQQQQQHLIVHEKAASHLTAIPESAVIGPAADPEGFCRGIHKAGSLTPPSSPKIAPKSGHRRILSDVTHSAVFGVPVSKSTQLLQAAAAEASLNKSKSASTTPSGSPCSSQQSVYHPGGVDAPSGFAAPNTSGWNPFADDNFSKLTAEELLNKDFAKLAETAAVEEKVARSSEGVIPELSAFPVKTEVCVDSLIPGLNALPAQTHSGQPELICPSMADSAFLMSGGEKGNDDEFDPIPVLISKSSNQDLQEVKNGYCVLEEGHESEAVEGNSLYNEGCEHSSGDDEDEEAQKDELQEEEEALDINVTGHDLSGSRPLLMDSEEEEEHGPPLALNSSLHSSAAPTQPPDSLHQTASDTFSPNHSTLVSQPEKGMDVTADVFCNAPFRIAQHDSADVFANAPFPRGPTVAQPDDDVFSQAPFGKKKDPKTGYHLAAGVLAVPPDQGVLGQVAQQPFRPQALAKYSRHFEGPLPEPAAAQGAGSLQAGPLQSWTSEMSSVDPFISAPFHLKAQQEKP; this is encoded by the exons GGGCCTGGTTCGGGAGCCGGTGGTGGAAGCGCTTGTTGTtccggcggcggcggcagcttCATAGGAAGAATGTTCAGCATTGGACGATACCAAGtaacagtggaggaaataatCGCCGAAG GCGGTTTTGCCATAGTGTTTCTGGTGCGAACCCATCAGGGTCATCGCTGTGCactaaaaagaatgtatgtaaaCAATGAGCATGACCTGCAGATCTGCAAACTAGAGATACAGATTATG AGAGACCTAGTGGGCAACAAAAACATAGTTGGTTTTCTGGACTCCAGCATAACTGCAGTGGGATCTGGTGATGTGTGGGAAGTCCTAATCTTAATGGACTTCTGTCGAG GTGGACAGGTGGTAAACCTCATGAACCAGCGGTTACAGACGGGCTTTAGTGAAGCTGAGGTGCTGCAGATCTTTTGTGACACGTGTGAGGCAGTGGCTCGTCTCCATCACTGCAAAACTCCCATCATTCATCGAGATCTCAAG GTTGAAAACATCCTCCTCCATGACAGAGGCCACTACGTTCTCTGTGACTTCGGAAGTGCCACCAACCGCTTTCAGAATCCACAGGAAGAAGGGGTGGCAGCTGTGGAGGAGGAAATCAAAAA GTACACCACTTTGTCATACCGTGCTCCAGAGATGGTCAACCTCTATGGTGGAGAAGCCATAACAACAAAAGCAGATATTTGG GCCTTGGGTTGTCTACTCTATAAGCTGTGCTTTTTTACGCTTCCTTTTGGCGAGAGCCAAGTGGCAATTTGTGACGGCAGTTTTACAATCCCGGACAATTCCCGCTACTCCCAGGAGATGCATTGCCTCATCA GATACATGCTGGAACCTCACCCAGATATACGACCAGACATCTACCAAGTGTCTTACTTTGCCTTTAAACTTGCTCGACGAGAGTGTCCAGTTCCAAACCTGCAT AATTCTCCCATTCCTGCCAAACTTCCTGAGCCCATCAGAGCCAGTGAGGCAGTGGCCAAAAAGAGTCAGACCAAAGCGAG GCTTACAGATCCAGTCCCGACGACCGAGACATCAATTGCCCCCCGACAAAGGCCTAAAGCTGGCCAGGCGCAGCCCCAGCCTATCTCAGGCATTCTTCCCATCCAGCCTGCTCTCACGCCACGCAAGAGGCCCAGTGTGGCTACAGGAACCACTCCAGCAATAG GTGTCGGTATCGGTGTCCCAGCTGCAGCTCAGGCTATTCAACAAGTTCCAACTGTGCAGACCGCTCCGCAGGCATTGCAGACGGCAAACTTGCAACTGCAAGGGACTCCTCAGCATCAGCAACTATTCATGAAGCAGCAGCAAGCCCCTGCTTTCTTGAGCCCTCAAATCAACCAGCAG CATCAACTACAGGACCTCCAGCAACAACAAACACCTCCTCAACCGTCTGCTTTGCCACAGTCCAATGCAAACGCCATTCCTCCAGTTGTCcccatgcagcagcagcagcagcagcaccttATAGTTCATGAAAAAGCCGCATCCCATCTCACAGCCATCCCTGAGTCTGCAGTCATAGGTCCTGCAGCAGACCCTGAG gGTTTTTGCCGAGGGATTCACAAAGCTGGTTCCTTGACGCCCCCCTCATCGCCAAAGATCGCCCCTAAGAGCGGCCACAGACGGATCCTAAGCGATGTCACCCACAGTGCAGTATTTGGGGTTCCAGTCAGCAAGTCCACCCAGCTACTTCAAGCAGCCGCAGCTGAGGCCAGCCTAAACAAGTCAAA ATCTGCTAGCACCACTCCTTCGGGTTCCCCATGCTCGTCCCAACAGAGCGTCTATCATCCAGGTGGCGTTGATGCCCCATCAGGATTTGCTGCACCCAACACCTCCGGCTGGAACCCATTTGCAGACGACAACTTCTCCAAGCTAACAGCAGAGGAGCTGCTCAACAAAGATTTTGCTAAATTAGCCGAGA ctGCCGCAGTGGAGGAGAAAGTTGCGCGTTCCAGTGAAGGTGTTATTCCAGAGCTTAGTGCGTTTCCAG TAAAGACAGAGGTGTGCGTGGATTCACTGATTCCTGGTTTGAATGCTCTCCCGGCCCAGACACACTCAGGCCAACCAGAGCTCATTTGTCCCAGCATGGCAG ACTCTGCTTTCCTCATGTCGGGTGGGGAGAAGGGCAACGATGACGAGTTTGATCCCATTCCTGTGCTAATCTCCAAAAGCTCAAATCAAG aTCTGCAAGAGGTGAAGAATGGCTATTGTGTACTTGAAGAGGGACACGAATCTGAAGCCGTTGAAGGAAACTCTCTGTATAATGAAGGCTGTGAGCACTCCAGtggtgatgatgaagatgaagaggccCAGAAGGACgagctgcaggaggaagaagaagcacTTGATATTAATGTGACAGGCCATGACCTTAGCGGCTCGAGGCCATTGCTGATGGactcagaagaagaggaggagcacgGACCTCCATTAGCGCTCAACTCCTCACTGCACTCCAGTGCCGCTCCGACACAACCCCCCGACTCCCTCCATCAAACTGCGTCCGACACCTTTTCCCCGAATCATTCCACACTAGTGTCTCAGCCAGAAAAAGGGATGGACGTCACGGCGGACGTCTTCTGTAACGCCCCGTTTCGGATTGCACAGCACGATTCAGCTGATGTCTTTGCAAATGCTCCGTTTCCACGCGGCCCCACTGTAGCTCAGCCAGATGACGACGTGTTCTCACAGGCTCCCTTTGGGAAAAAGAAAGATCCAAAGACCGGATATCACCTAGCAGCGGGAGTCCTGGCTGTCCCGCCTGATCAAGGGGTGCTGGGACAAGTTGCCCAACAACCGTTCCGCCCTCAAGCTCTGGCCAAATATTCTCGACACTTCGAAGGACCTCTGCCTGAACCAGCAGCAGCTCAGGGAGCTGGGAGTCTTCAGGCTGGGCCTCTGCAGTCGTGGACTTCAGAGATGAGCTCTGTTGACCCCTTCATCTCTGCGCCCTTTCACCTCAAGGCCCAGCAAGAAAAGCCCTAG